A portion of the Vulpes vulpes isolate BD-2025 chromosome 5, VulVul3, whole genome shotgun sequence genome contains these proteins:
- the SYVN1 gene encoding E3 ubiquitin-protein ligase synoviolin isoform X1 encodes MHLVRSTRRPAGSEVSRPRSSGSQGVGSVVNRSRLRSLGDRAGSLRWAPAGLQAGAMFRTAVMMAASLALTGAVVAHAYYLKHQFYPTVVYLTKSSPSMAVLYIQAFVLVFLLGKVMGKVFFGQLRAAEMEHLLERSWYAVTETCLAFTVFRDDFSPRFVALFTLLLFLKCFHWLAEDRVDFMERSPNISWLFHCRIVSLMFLLGILDFLFVSHAYHSILTRGASVQLVFGFEYAILMTMVLTIFIKYVLHSVDLQSENPWDNKAVYMLYTELFTGFIKVLLYMAFMTIMIKVHTFPLFAIRPMYLAMRQFKKAVTDAIMSRRAIRNMNTLYPDATPEELQAMDNVCIICREEMVTGAKRLPCNHIFHTSCLRSWFQRQQTCPTCRMDVLRASLPTQSPPPPEPADQGPPPAAHPAPLLPQPPNFPQGLLPPFPPGMFPLWPPMGPFPPVPPPPSSGEPVAPPSTSAALSRPNGAATTTAASAASASAPGSAPTPEAGPTPGFPFPPPWMGMPLPPPFAFPPMPVPPAGFAGLTPEELRALEGHERQHLEARLQSLRNIHTLLDAAMLQINQYLTVLASLGYVCSSPPRLATSVSPTEEPAPVVVTAASPTSSPSSEATTPSPGASSPTPEPEKPPAPESMGTEELPEDGEPDAAELRRRRLQKLESPIAH; translated from the exons ATGCACTTGGTACGGTCCACACGGCGCCCCGCCGGAAGTGAGGTGTCTCGCCCCCGAAGTTCCGGCTcgcagggggtggggagtgtcGTTAACCGAAGTCGCCTCCGCAGTCTCGGGGATCGAGCTGGCTCGCTGCGGTGGGCTCCTG CAGGTCTCCAGGCCGGGGCGATGTTCCGCACTGCAGTGATGATGGCGGCCAGCCTGGCTCTGACCGGGGCCGTAGTGGCTCATGCCTACTACCTCAAGCACCAGTTCTACCCCACTGTGGTGTACTTGACCAAGTCCAGCCCCAGCATGGCA GTCCTCTACATCCAGGCCTttgtacttgtctttctcttggGCAAAGTGATGGGCAAGGTGTTCTTTGGACAGCTGAGGGCAGCAGAGATGGAG CACCTTCTGGAACGTTCCTGGTATGCTGTCACTGAGACTTGTCTGGCCTTCACTGTCTTTCGGGACGACTTCAGCCCCCGCTTCGTTGCACTCttcactctccttctcttcctcaagTGTTTCCACTGGCTGGCTGAGGACCGTGTGGACTTT ATGGAACGCAGCCCCAATATCTCCTGGCTCTTTCACTGCCGCATTGTCT CCCTCATGTTCCTCCTGGGCATCCTGGACTTCCTCTTCGTCAGCCATGCCTATCACAGCATCCTGACCCGTGGGGCCTCTGTGCAGCTGGTGTTTGGCTTTGAG TATGCGATCCTGATGACTATGGTGCTCACCATCTTCATCAAGTATGTCCTGCACTCCGTGGACCTCCAGAGTGAGAACCCCTGGGATAACAAGGCTGTGTACATGCTCTACACAGAGCTGTTTACAG GCTTCATCAAGGTTTTGCTGTATATGGCTTTCATGACCATCATGATCAAGGTGCACACCTTCCCTCTCTTTGCTATCCGGCCTATGTACCTGGCCATGAG ACAGTTCAAGAAGGCTGTGACAGATGCCATCATGTCTCGCCGAGCTATCCGCAACATGAACACACT GTATCCAGATGCCACCCCAGAGGAACTCCAGGCAATGGACAATGTCTGCATCATCTGCCGAGAAGAGATGGTGACTGGTGCCAAGAGACTGCCCTGCAACCACATTTTCCACACCAG CTGCCTGCGTTCCTGGTTCCAACGGCAGCAGACCTGCCCTACCTGCCGTATGGACGTCCTTCGGGCATCACTGCCAACCCAATCACCACCGCCTCCTGAACCTGCGGATCAGGGGCCACCACCGGCTGCTCACCCCGCAccactcctgccccagccccccaaTT TCCCACagggcctcctgcctccctttcctCCAGGCATGTTCCCGCTGTGGCCCCCCATGGGCCCCTTCCCACCTGTCCCACCTCCCCCCAGCTCAGGAGAGCCTGTGGCCCCACCATCTACCAGTGCAG CCCTTTCTCGGCCCAATGGAGCAGCCACAACCACAGCTGCTTCTGCTGCCTCTGCCTCggcccctggctctgcccccacccctgaggctggccccaccccaggcttccccttccctccaccctggATGGGCATGCCGCTGCCTCCACCCTTTG ccTTCCCCCCAATGCCCGTGCCCCCTGCGGGCTTTGCTGGGCTGACCCCCGAGGAGCTGCGGGCTCTGGAAGGCCATGAGCGGCAGCACCTGGAGGCTCGGCTGCAGAGCCTGCGCAACATCCACACACTGCTGGACGCCGCCATGCTGCAGATCAATCAGTACCTCACTGTGCTCGCCTCCTTGGGGTATGTCTGTTCCAG TCCACCCCGGCTGGCCACCTCAGTCAGCCCCACTGAGGAGCCTGCCCCTGTGGTTGTCACTGCTGCCTCCcccaccagcagccccagctcGGAGGCCACCACACCATCCCCAGGAGCTTCCTCACCAACCCCTGAGCCTGAAAAGCCTCCAG CTCCTGAGTCAATGGGCACAGAGGAGCTGCCCGaggatggggagcctgatgcagcagagctccgccgccgccgcctgcaaAAGTTGGAGTCCCCTATTGCCCACTGA
- the SYVN1 gene encoding E3 ubiquitin-protein ligase synoviolin isoform X2, with product MHLVRSTRRPAGSEVSRPRSSGSQGVGSVVNRSRLRSLGDRAGSLRWAPGLQAGAMFRTAVMMAASLALTGAVVAHAYYLKHQFYPTVVYLTKSSPSMAVLYIQAFVLVFLLGKVMGKVFFGQLRAAEMEHLLERSWYAVTETCLAFTVFRDDFSPRFVALFTLLLFLKCFHWLAEDRVDFMERSPNISWLFHCRIVSLMFLLGILDFLFVSHAYHSILTRGASVQLVFGFEYAILMTMVLTIFIKYVLHSVDLQSENPWDNKAVYMLYTELFTGFIKVLLYMAFMTIMIKVHTFPLFAIRPMYLAMRQFKKAVTDAIMSRRAIRNMNTLYPDATPEELQAMDNVCIICREEMVTGAKRLPCNHIFHTSCLRSWFQRQQTCPTCRMDVLRASLPTQSPPPPEPADQGPPPAAHPAPLLPQPPNFPQGLLPPFPPGMFPLWPPMGPFPPVPPPPSSGEPVAPPSTSAALSRPNGAATTTAASAASASAPGSAPTPEAGPTPGFPFPPPWMGMPLPPPFAFPPMPVPPAGFAGLTPEELRALEGHERQHLEARLQSLRNIHTLLDAAMLQINQYLTVLASLGYVCSSPPRLATSVSPTEEPAPVVVTAASPTSSPSSEATTPSPGASSPTPEPEKPPAPESMGTEELPEDGEPDAAELRRRRLQKLESPIAH from the exons ATGCACTTGGTACGGTCCACACGGCGCCCCGCCGGAAGTGAGGTGTCTCGCCCCCGAAGTTCCGGCTcgcagggggtggggagtgtcGTTAACCGAAGTCGCCTCCGCAGTCTCGGGGATCGAGCTGGCTCGCTGCGGTGGGCTCCTG GTCTCCAGGCCGGGGCGATGTTCCGCACTGCAGTGATGATGGCGGCCAGCCTGGCTCTGACCGGGGCCGTAGTGGCTCATGCCTACTACCTCAAGCACCAGTTCTACCCCACTGTGGTGTACTTGACCAAGTCCAGCCCCAGCATGGCA GTCCTCTACATCCAGGCCTttgtacttgtctttctcttggGCAAAGTGATGGGCAAGGTGTTCTTTGGACAGCTGAGGGCAGCAGAGATGGAG CACCTTCTGGAACGTTCCTGGTATGCTGTCACTGAGACTTGTCTGGCCTTCACTGTCTTTCGGGACGACTTCAGCCCCCGCTTCGTTGCACTCttcactctccttctcttcctcaagTGTTTCCACTGGCTGGCTGAGGACCGTGTGGACTTT ATGGAACGCAGCCCCAATATCTCCTGGCTCTTTCACTGCCGCATTGTCT CCCTCATGTTCCTCCTGGGCATCCTGGACTTCCTCTTCGTCAGCCATGCCTATCACAGCATCCTGACCCGTGGGGCCTCTGTGCAGCTGGTGTTTGGCTTTGAG TATGCGATCCTGATGACTATGGTGCTCACCATCTTCATCAAGTATGTCCTGCACTCCGTGGACCTCCAGAGTGAGAACCCCTGGGATAACAAGGCTGTGTACATGCTCTACACAGAGCTGTTTACAG GCTTCATCAAGGTTTTGCTGTATATGGCTTTCATGACCATCATGATCAAGGTGCACACCTTCCCTCTCTTTGCTATCCGGCCTATGTACCTGGCCATGAG ACAGTTCAAGAAGGCTGTGACAGATGCCATCATGTCTCGCCGAGCTATCCGCAACATGAACACACT GTATCCAGATGCCACCCCAGAGGAACTCCAGGCAATGGACAATGTCTGCATCATCTGCCGAGAAGAGATGGTGACTGGTGCCAAGAGACTGCCCTGCAACCACATTTTCCACACCAG CTGCCTGCGTTCCTGGTTCCAACGGCAGCAGACCTGCCCTACCTGCCGTATGGACGTCCTTCGGGCATCACTGCCAACCCAATCACCACCGCCTCCTGAACCTGCGGATCAGGGGCCACCACCGGCTGCTCACCCCGCAccactcctgccccagccccccaaTT TCCCACagggcctcctgcctccctttcctCCAGGCATGTTCCCGCTGTGGCCCCCCATGGGCCCCTTCCCACCTGTCCCACCTCCCCCCAGCTCAGGAGAGCCTGTGGCCCCACCATCTACCAGTGCAG CCCTTTCTCGGCCCAATGGAGCAGCCACAACCACAGCTGCTTCTGCTGCCTCTGCCTCggcccctggctctgcccccacccctgaggctggccccaccccaggcttccccttccctccaccctggATGGGCATGCCGCTGCCTCCACCCTTTG ccTTCCCCCCAATGCCCGTGCCCCCTGCGGGCTTTGCTGGGCTGACCCCCGAGGAGCTGCGGGCTCTGGAAGGCCATGAGCGGCAGCACCTGGAGGCTCGGCTGCAGAGCCTGCGCAACATCCACACACTGCTGGACGCCGCCATGCTGCAGATCAATCAGTACCTCACTGTGCTCGCCTCCTTGGGGTATGTCTGTTCCAG TCCACCCCGGCTGGCCACCTCAGTCAGCCCCACTGAGGAGCCTGCCCCTGTGGTTGTCACTGCTGCCTCCcccaccagcagccccagctcGGAGGCCACCACACCATCCCCAGGAGCTTCCTCACCAACCCCTGAGCCTGAAAAGCCTCCAG CTCCTGAGTCAATGGGCACAGAGGAGCTGCCCGaggatggggagcctgatgcagcagagctccgccgccgccgcctgcaaAAGTTGGAGTCCCCTATTGCCCACTGA
- the SYVN1 gene encoding E3 ubiquitin-protein ligase synoviolin isoform X5: MHLVRSTRRPAGSEVSRPRSSGSQGVGSVVNRSRLRSLGDRAGSLRWAPAGLQAGAMFRTAVMMAASLALTGAVVAHAYYLKHQFYPTVVYLTKSSPSMAVLYIQAFVLVFLLGKVMGKVFFGQLRAAEMEHLLERSWYAVTETCLAFTVFRDDFSPRFVALFTLLLFLKCFHWLAEDRVDFMERSPNISWLFHCRIVSLMFLLGILDFLFVSHAYHSILTRGASVQLVFGFEYAILMTMVLTIFIKYVLHSVDLQSENPWDNKAVYMLYTELFTGFIKVLLYMAFMTIMIKVHTFPLFAIRPMYLAMRQFKKAVTDAIMSRRAIRNMNTLYPDATPEELQAMDNVCIICREEMVTGAKRLPCNHIFHTSCLRSWFQRQQTCPTCRMDVLRASLPTQSPPPPEPADQGPPPAAHPAPLLPQPPNFPQGLLPPFPPGMFPLWPPMGPFPPVPPPPSSGEPVAPPSTSAALSRPNGAATTTAASAASASAPGSAPTPEAGPTPGFPFPPPWMGMPLPPPFAFPPMPVPPAGFAGLTPEELRALEGHERQHLEARLQSLRNIHTLLDAAMLQINQYLTVLASLGPPRLATSVSPTEEPAPVVVTAASPTSSPSSEATTPSPGASSPTPEPEKPPAPESMGTEELPEDGEPDAAELRRRRLQKLESPIAH, from the exons ATGCACTTGGTACGGTCCACACGGCGCCCCGCCGGAAGTGAGGTGTCTCGCCCCCGAAGTTCCGGCTcgcagggggtggggagtgtcGTTAACCGAAGTCGCCTCCGCAGTCTCGGGGATCGAGCTGGCTCGCTGCGGTGGGCTCCTG CAGGTCTCCAGGCCGGGGCGATGTTCCGCACTGCAGTGATGATGGCGGCCAGCCTGGCTCTGACCGGGGCCGTAGTGGCTCATGCCTACTACCTCAAGCACCAGTTCTACCCCACTGTGGTGTACTTGACCAAGTCCAGCCCCAGCATGGCA GTCCTCTACATCCAGGCCTttgtacttgtctttctcttggGCAAAGTGATGGGCAAGGTGTTCTTTGGACAGCTGAGGGCAGCAGAGATGGAG CACCTTCTGGAACGTTCCTGGTATGCTGTCACTGAGACTTGTCTGGCCTTCACTGTCTTTCGGGACGACTTCAGCCCCCGCTTCGTTGCACTCttcactctccttctcttcctcaagTGTTTCCACTGGCTGGCTGAGGACCGTGTGGACTTT ATGGAACGCAGCCCCAATATCTCCTGGCTCTTTCACTGCCGCATTGTCT CCCTCATGTTCCTCCTGGGCATCCTGGACTTCCTCTTCGTCAGCCATGCCTATCACAGCATCCTGACCCGTGGGGCCTCTGTGCAGCTGGTGTTTGGCTTTGAG TATGCGATCCTGATGACTATGGTGCTCACCATCTTCATCAAGTATGTCCTGCACTCCGTGGACCTCCAGAGTGAGAACCCCTGGGATAACAAGGCTGTGTACATGCTCTACACAGAGCTGTTTACAG GCTTCATCAAGGTTTTGCTGTATATGGCTTTCATGACCATCATGATCAAGGTGCACACCTTCCCTCTCTTTGCTATCCGGCCTATGTACCTGGCCATGAG ACAGTTCAAGAAGGCTGTGACAGATGCCATCATGTCTCGCCGAGCTATCCGCAACATGAACACACT GTATCCAGATGCCACCCCAGAGGAACTCCAGGCAATGGACAATGTCTGCATCATCTGCCGAGAAGAGATGGTGACTGGTGCCAAGAGACTGCCCTGCAACCACATTTTCCACACCAG CTGCCTGCGTTCCTGGTTCCAACGGCAGCAGACCTGCCCTACCTGCCGTATGGACGTCCTTCGGGCATCACTGCCAACCCAATCACCACCGCCTCCTGAACCTGCGGATCAGGGGCCACCACCGGCTGCTCACCCCGCAccactcctgccccagccccccaaTT TCCCACagggcctcctgcctccctttcctCCAGGCATGTTCCCGCTGTGGCCCCCCATGGGCCCCTTCCCACCTGTCCCACCTCCCCCCAGCTCAGGAGAGCCTGTGGCCCCACCATCTACCAGTGCAG CCCTTTCTCGGCCCAATGGAGCAGCCACAACCACAGCTGCTTCTGCTGCCTCTGCCTCggcccctggctctgcccccacccctgaggctggccccaccccaggcttccccttccctccaccctggATGGGCATGCCGCTGCCTCCACCCTTTG ccTTCCCCCCAATGCCCGTGCCCCCTGCGGGCTTTGCTGGGCTGACCCCCGAGGAGCTGCGGGCTCTGGAAGGCCATGAGCGGCAGCACCTGGAGGCTCGGCTGCAGAGCCTGCGCAACATCCACACACTGCTGGACGCCGCCATGCTGCAGATCAATCAGTACCTCACTGTGCTCGCCTCCTTGGG TCCACCCCGGCTGGCCACCTCAGTCAGCCCCACTGAGGAGCCTGCCCCTGTGGTTGTCACTGCTGCCTCCcccaccagcagccccagctcGGAGGCCACCACACCATCCCCAGGAGCTTCCTCACCAACCCCTGAGCCTGAAAAGCCTCCAG CTCCTGAGTCAATGGGCACAGAGGAGCTGCCCGaggatggggagcctgatgcagcagagctccgccgccgccgcctgcaaAAGTTGGAGTCCCCTATTGCCCACTGA
- the SYVN1 gene encoding E3 ubiquitin-protein ligase synoviolin isoform X8, giving the protein MFRTAVMMAASLALTGAVVAHAYYLKHQFYPTVVYLTKSSPSMAVLYIQAFVLVFLLGKVMGKVFFGQLRAAEMEHLLERSWYAVTETCLAFTVFRDDFSPRFVALFTLLLFLKCFHWLAEDRVDFMERSPNISWLFHCRIVSLMFLLGILDFLFVSHAYHSILTRGASVQLVFGFEYAILMTMVLTIFIKYVLHSVDLQSENPWDNKAVYMLYTELFTGFIKVLLYMAFMTIMIKVHTFPLFAIRPMYLAMRQFKKAVTDAIMSRRAIRNMNTLYPDATPEELQAMDNVCIICREEMVTGAKRLPCNHIFHTSCLRSWFQRQQTCPTCRMDVLRASLPTQSPPPPEPADQGPPPAAHPAPLLPQPPNFPQGLLPPFPPGMFPLWPPMGPFPPVPPPPSSGEPVAPPSTSAAALSRPNGAATTTAASAASASAPGSAPTPEAGPTPGFPFPPPWMGMPLPPPFAFPPMPVPPAGFAGLTPEELRALEGHERQHLEARLQSLRNIHTLLDAAMLQINQYLTVLASLGPPRLATSVSPTEEPAPVVVTAASPTSSPSSEATTPSPGASSPTPEPEKPPAPESMGTEELPEDGEPDAAELRRRRLQKLESPIAH; this is encoded by the exons ATGTTCCGCACTGCAGTGATGATGGCGGCCAGCCTGGCTCTGACCGGGGCCGTAGTGGCTCATGCCTACTACCTCAAGCACCAGTTCTACCCCACTGTGGTGTACTTGACCAAGTCCAGCCCCAGCATGGCA GTCCTCTACATCCAGGCCTttgtacttgtctttctcttggGCAAAGTGATGGGCAAGGTGTTCTTTGGACAGCTGAGGGCAGCAGAGATGGAG CACCTTCTGGAACGTTCCTGGTATGCTGTCACTGAGACTTGTCTGGCCTTCACTGTCTTTCGGGACGACTTCAGCCCCCGCTTCGTTGCACTCttcactctccttctcttcctcaagTGTTTCCACTGGCTGGCTGAGGACCGTGTGGACTTT ATGGAACGCAGCCCCAATATCTCCTGGCTCTTTCACTGCCGCATTGTCT CCCTCATGTTCCTCCTGGGCATCCTGGACTTCCTCTTCGTCAGCCATGCCTATCACAGCATCCTGACCCGTGGGGCCTCTGTGCAGCTGGTGTTTGGCTTTGAG TATGCGATCCTGATGACTATGGTGCTCACCATCTTCATCAAGTATGTCCTGCACTCCGTGGACCTCCAGAGTGAGAACCCCTGGGATAACAAGGCTGTGTACATGCTCTACACAGAGCTGTTTACAG GCTTCATCAAGGTTTTGCTGTATATGGCTTTCATGACCATCATGATCAAGGTGCACACCTTCCCTCTCTTTGCTATCCGGCCTATGTACCTGGCCATGAG ACAGTTCAAGAAGGCTGTGACAGATGCCATCATGTCTCGCCGAGCTATCCGCAACATGAACACACT GTATCCAGATGCCACCCCAGAGGAACTCCAGGCAATGGACAATGTCTGCATCATCTGCCGAGAAGAGATGGTGACTGGTGCCAAGAGACTGCCCTGCAACCACATTTTCCACACCAG CTGCCTGCGTTCCTGGTTCCAACGGCAGCAGACCTGCCCTACCTGCCGTATGGACGTCCTTCGGGCATCACTGCCAACCCAATCACCACCGCCTCCTGAACCTGCGGATCAGGGGCCACCACCGGCTGCTCACCCCGCAccactcctgccccagccccccaaTT TCCCACagggcctcctgcctccctttcctCCAGGCATGTTCCCGCTGTGGCCCCCCATGGGCCCCTTCCCACCTGTCCCACCTCCCCCCAGCTCAGGAGAGCCTGTGGCCCCACCATCTACCAGTGCAG CAGCCCTTTCTCGGCCCAATGGAGCAGCCACAACCACAGCTGCTTCTGCTGCCTCTGCCTCggcccctggctctgcccccacccctgaggctggccccaccccaggcttccccttccctccaccctggATGGGCATGCCGCTGCCTCCACCCTTTG ccTTCCCCCCAATGCCCGTGCCCCCTGCGGGCTTTGCTGGGCTGACCCCCGAGGAGCTGCGGGCTCTGGAAGGCCATGAGCGGCAGCACCTGGAGGCTCGGCTGCAGAGCCTGCGCAACATCCACACACTGCTGGACGCCGCCATGCTGCAGATCAATCAGTACCTCACTGTGCTCGCCTCCTTGGG TCCACCCCGGCTGGCCACCTCAGTCAGCCCCACTGAGGAGCCTGCCCCTGTGGTTGTCACTGCTGCCTCCcccaccagcagccccagctcGGAGGCCACCACACCATCCCCAGGAGCTTCCTCACCAACCCCTGAGCCTGAAAAGCCTCCAG CTCCTGAGTCAATGGGCACAGAGGAGCTGCCCGaggatggggagcctgatgcagcagagctccgccgccgccgcctgcaaAAGTTGGAGTCCCCTATTGCCCACTGA